The genomic window GGGCTGCGGCCCCAGCTAcgggctctggctgccaggtGTGTACCCTGAGCATGTTTTGGATCCCCTCAGGCTTTCAGCCACACAGACCCCAGTTTGAGATCTTCCGTTGCAGTTTTAGCGGCTTACAAATTCCATGGTGCTCTGCTACATCTTAAATGAAACTTGCACGTAAGGACATCCTGCCCTCAGCTTTTCCACCTGTTTGAGAGTTTCTATGTTCACTATATGCTCAGCAGACTTTGGCTGAGAGTTTTGTCTCAGGATGGCTGTTGGCAGCTGATGTTGAAGATGATGAACACAACTTCTATATGTGATTCTCACTTCATCTGAACAACACTTACAGAATGTATTGGATGCTCAGACTTTAATGTGTTGTGTCAGCCATGCTCCAGTTGTGGTCCTAGCCATGTCCTAAGAGCTTGAAACAGGAGCAGTTGCTGAGGTATGCCAGGGACATGGTTGGGGCTTGCCAAGTGTATGTAGAGAGGTGCCCTGTCATTCCAAAAAGCCAGGAATATTGCACATGGCAGATATTATCCAGCCTCAGCCACTCCATGGGACTTTCCCATTGCCAAAGGGATTTAGTGTAGTCAGTCTCAAgcacagaaaaggaagaatgtGCCTGATACTTTCATGTGAGTGACAGCTGGAAAAGGGTATTTGGAATTTTAGGAGTACACTGGATTTTGTACGTCTTAGGAAACTCAACTCAGCATCCTCACGTGAATTCCTTACAAAGCTCACAAAAGTGATCTGACAGCCAAATGGTGAAGAAATACTGGAGGAGGAAATACTAATTATGTCGTTACTATAATTGTTACTATTGTATTCTTGCAGATTTGGTGTGAGGGAACTGATGGCAGAGTGTGAAAACAACAATGGAGAGAGCCAGGTGTCCTCCGGAGTGGATTCAGAAGATGATCTTATCTCTGTGAGGGATGAAGAAGATTGTGAGGACAGAGCTGAGAACTTCCAAGACCTCTTGAATTCAGTGTGGGTGggtgaagatgaggaagaagtAGCTATGCTGAACCCTGAGTGCCAGAAGGAAGATGATAGTGAGGTAGGAGAACAAGAGCTGGAGGAAATCTATGAGTTTGCTGCAACTCAGAGAAAGATGGCTCAGGGTGAAAGAGAGGTGAGCAAGGGAACATGCTGCAGCATCAGCAGTGACACCGAGGCAGCCCGAGGTACAAACCAGCAatctgaggaggaagaggtaaAGAGAGCTGAATCTGCTTCAGTAAGCAACAGCCTCAAAGGTCTGAGGGATGGCAACAGTGTGGAAAGATCTGAATGTCACTTGTCTGCACAAGAAGAGAAGATGCAGAATATAAATAGGTGCAAGAGCATGAATGATCCAGAGGCCACTATAGTGCCTCACCACAGTGAACCTCAGAAATGGGATGGAGCAGCCCATGGTGCTAATGAAGGAGGGGCTGTTGAGGGGTGTAAGGATGTGAAGGATTCCAAGTCACCTCAGGTCTCACATGACAAGGCAGATCACCGTGAAGAGCAGTTTCCTGGTTTCCAGGGTGATACTGATATAAATGACAGCTATGAACGTTTGTTTTCTGCCTCTCAGGGGGATCACTGTGAGCCTTCCCCAGTGAAAGAAGTTACCAAAGAATCAGGAAAGTCCCCTAGTGAAAAACATGTTGGTCTCAATGATTCTCTTCTGTTCAGCAAGTCACAAAAAGGCTGCTCTCCGTGTAAGAATGGCTTTTGTGTCCCTTATGTGtctctttttcctgctcttgGCTCTTCACCTGCATCTCCAAAATCAGAGGGAAACTTTGCCAGGGAACATATGTCAacaccaaagcaaaacaaaaaggaaaaatcattcCCATCTGATGAAATACACTCCCAGAAAGCCAAGGAGCCTGGTGCTGCATCAAGAAACGAGATCACAgtttctccagctgagcttcctcacAGCGAATCAAACAAGCACGCACATGTTCCAGTGTTGTCATCACCAGGCAGGActcaggatgctgcagctcagggGATCAAGGAGGGTGATGTtattgttttatcttcttctgATGATGAAATGGAGTTACAACAAGGCAAGAAGTTGCTAGAATCTGACTCTGCTCTGAAGAAAACGGAAATCCCTGGGCTCCTGAGGTGTACAGACATAGAACAAAGTCCTGAGATACCAAAACCTGACCATAACTCATCAGTCCCTgaaacagagcagagatcaaCCCAGGTCTCATGTGGCAATACAGACACAGTGTGTGTAAGTGGTGATGTAAAGGTGTCCCCTGAATTTCCTCGCAGCAGACAAACAGGTGCTTGTACAGAAATCAAACAGAGTCCAAACCCGAGCCCTGGGAAAAGGCTCAGTCATGAATTGTCTCCAGGCACAGACTGCTTCTGGTTCGTGCCAGGAACACCAGTTCTGAGCAAAAGCAGAAGCTTCCCAACACAGACTCAGGTCACAAGTATTAATTCTGTAAAGGGTCCAGAATCTAAACTCAGCACAAAGAATGTAGCAGCAGGTAATAGTAACCATGAAATGACTGGAAAGTTAATAAAAGATCATGAAACAATGTTGTCAGACGAACATTTGCCTAGGGAGAACTCATCCAATGGGAGGAgcccaccccacagcccagctgcagaATCCTTTTCCAAGAACTCCCTTCCAGTTTCTCCAGTGGATCCAGTTCTCTTCTCCCCTGGCCACACCAACACAGAAAGCAAATGTGCCAATATCTCAGGTTTACCCACACTGGGGCCTCCgttccaggagcagccactggaagataaaacaaacatcAGTGTGGTTGAGCTGGAGGACAGTGACAGGGAAGTAAGTCTGCCTTCTCTGGGGAGCAGTGTCCTGCTGTGTGAGGAGCCCCCAATCCCTGTTGATGACTGCTGGCATGTTGAGTATCTGTCACCAGTCAGAGGTGACGGCCACGACTCTGGCCAGGTCAGCCATGCAAAGaccagcatggccagcagccccagccctgactCTTGGCATGAGCAGGAGGAGAGCCCAGTCCAAGTGCAGGGAATTAAGGGCAGCACCCCTCTCCAAGGAAGTCCTGCTTGCAGGAGAACAACTTTGCACTGCCCTGAGAAGAGCCCTATTGAGCCATGTTCATCAGTGGGCAGCAGAGCCAGTTACCTGGACTCCAAAATCTGGGATGACTGgaatggagaagagaaggaagatgaACTTCCAGAGATTCTTCCTCTGTCTCAGAGgttggcagctgcagcaggggcctGTCAGTCAGATCCTGTCAAGACTCCTGGTGAGAGCTTGTATCTATACTACACTTATTAGGCTACATTcaactggttttattttaatgcttaTCTTAACCTGTAGTTCACTTGACACACTGAAAGAGTCTTTGGGCCTTCTGATGCAAAACAgttggcagggccaggcacAAAGAAGGTGCAGTCATTTGCTGTGGGAAGGAGCCTGTCTAAATGTGGGATTCCTGGAGAGTAGCCACATGTGTTTCAGTGTCACCAGTCCATTGGTAGTGACAGTACTCCTTGCAGAAGCTGTGGGAAAAGCcaagcaaaacagaacaaaacacagGCTCCAGCCTGCTTGCCAGCAGATTGATGTAATTGATGCCACTGTATCCAGTTAAATATATTATTAAACATGCCATACTAAATTATTAGTTTAAGGGGTGATTAGAACATGATGTGTGAGACTGGCTGTGCTTGACAGTATCAGTAAACTGGTATCATTAAATCAGTATCTAACTCCAGACCCCAGTAGCTTGATTTGCTCAGCTTTTTTATGCATCAAGTCTCTGTTATGAAATGTCCTTCCTGGGAGAAGGACCACTGCACAGAATTCAGTAAACATGGTTGTAACTGCTTTCTAAATGTTGCCTGTTCTAACAAAGCCCCGACTGGCCTCATTTTCAGATGTGACATATGTCCCAGTTTAAACTGTTTTCTGAGGTAAAGTCAATGAAAACCAAGTATCCTAAttaaggggggggaaaaaaagtgttgaCTGTTCCGTCCAATGTGAAGCTGAGTAATAACTAAAACAGATTGTAAGGAAGTAGTTGCTATTAAACAATTACTAGATAATATTAGATTTCTGCCACTAAGAGGAGAAGTTAGCAGCCATTTAAAGTCCTTTCTGTACTGATTCTCATCACAGTAATTTCATTCTGCTGCAGAACCTTCCTGTCAAGAGAACAACGGGTCCCCCAGCACTCCAGTGACACCCATGCCAGCTTACTCCATCATGGAGACCCCACAGCTGAAGAAGGAGCTGAGCAGGTGAGCATTACCTCCCCCAGGATGGCTCTTTACAAGAGGAACCTGCTGGCAGGTAGTGTAAAAGAAGGGGAACCATGGTGAAGCTCCAGCCAGTGCTTTCTGAGGTCACATCACACTTTTCCAGCTGCACTTCCTGGCCTGAACCTCTTGCTGAGCTGTGACAGTGGAAGGTGCAGCATTACTGTAACCTAAACTCCCACGTTTCCCTTTCAGATTCGGTGTCCGTGCTCTCCCAAAACGCCAGATGGTGTTGAAGCTGAAGGAGATATTCCAGTACACTCACCAGGACAGGGACTCTGACTTTGAGGATGAAATCCCCtattcccagcccctcccacaGAAGTCCCCAGCCAAACAGCTGAGGCAGCCGAAGGCAGGCCAGGCTGCGGGCAGGAATCGCGCCCCAAGGGCTGTGGGCAAGAGGAAGCAGCCTGCCAAGGCTTCTGCAGTGCTCCCTAGGGGTAAGGCTGATGGTGCATCCCATGGAACAGGCTGTGCCACACCCAAGGAGGGAACTAACGTGCCACATCACCCAGAAGGTGCCAAAGAGCAGGAAAGGCCACCTGTGTCCCTGGCAGCTGATGGCAAGGATCTCCCGGCATCCCAGGAGTCAGCAGATTCTTCAGTGGATGGAAGTGACATCTCCTTTGGTTCACAGAGGTGAGGCAGTGAAATCCTAGACAAAACACTCAGTGGTGCAGGGCAGAGGTGAGGTAGGAATGAGGTAAACAGAGGTGAGTGTCCCAGTGGCCTACAGTGGCCCTGCCTCCTCCTTGAGTGTGTCACGTGGAGGTCAGCACACTCCTACAAAAGAAACAGGCTTTGGATTTCAGTCTAATTCCCACTGAACTATTCTCAGGACACAAAAGGGCTGCTTATGAGCAAGGCCCAAATCTGGTATGCCTGGTCTGCAGGTCAGTGACATGGAGCACTCGGTGCTGCCTGAGAACCTGGAGCTGGAGTTAAGAGAGGACGGCACAGCACCCCTTGGCTGAGCCTGCCAGGAGGGAAGGGCCAGGAGCCAGAAATTCCAtacagctctgggctgggtgagcaGGACCAGCACTGTCCTGGCTGGGATGGGCAGTTTGCAGAAGCCCTGCCATGTTCTGCCTCATTCATTTTGTAGGTGCTGGTAGTGCAGGGTCTGTGATCCCGCAGAGGGAGCTCATAGTTCTTCATCATAAGGGATTTGGGGAGCTCTGGTCTTGTCCTTGTTGGCCTGTTCTTTCCTTGACCTCTGGTCTGTTTCATCCTGCTTTTAGTTCCTTTGTGAATGGATTTGAAACCTGTGCTTTTGcatctgaggaggaggaagaggagtttCCAGCATCTCAAGCAGCAGCTCGGGAAGAGGAAAAGCTGGAGGCAATAAGGTGGTACATCCGCTCAAACACGGCCCTGTACAACAGGATTCTTTTCTATGAGCCCATCGAGCTGGCTGATCTGCACACAGAGCTCAAACAGAATGGCATTAAAATTTCCAAGGCAAAGCTGCTGAACTTTCTGGATTCTCAGTGCATCACATCTACCATGGCCAAAGCCCggaaagagaaggaacagaAAAGGAAGGGGAGCAGAAAACAGAGAAGGCGATACCAAGTGAAGCCCACTCCTACCCCCTGAAAATTCTGTACATGGAGGCCTTGCTGCCAAGCTGGAaagcccattcccagctggtgctccagcagcaggtgaTGGATGGAGCCCTATTGCTCCTCATGGCCTGATCCCCGGTGAACGGGCCTGAGCTGCACTCCCATTGCCCAGCCCTCTGCTCCGATTGCACAAACCCCCCatggctgccctgccctcagcacACAGCTCACCTGGAACCTCTTTCCACCTGATTTGACTCTTGtgccttttctttccattttttctaATAGATTTTAGGTCCCCAACTTTTCTTTGTGCTGGTGCTTCCTTCAGTGACACTTGCCAGGACCTATTCCCTTGATCTGGGCTGTGAGATGCTTCACCCTTCACATTCCAGGATTCAATCCACTCTGTCAAGCACTGCCTGTTTACACTCCTGTGACTTCAGTATTTACTTCTTCAGCACAGTTTGCACTGCTGATTTTTAAGGCAGGGAATGCTGTGGAAATACATAAAAGGCCTTTTTTCTATAATTGCTTCACTTGACAATCTCAACTAAAACTCCTAAATCTGTGTTTCTGAAATGGCTGCAGAACAGGGCAGGGGTTTGTTCTGTTCCCTTTGCGACACCTGCCAAAAGCACCCCTGACACCCGAAGCCTCAGGAAAGCCCTTTCAATTGGAAAATCCAGTGGGATGTGTCCATCTGCCCACGGGATCTGTGTTCAAACCCCTCTGCTCCGTTTCCTGAGCACCCTTTTCCCTGCTCGGGCTGGCCTGAGTGTGTCCCCAGCAGAGATGTCTTCAAGATAATATTTAAGTGAGCACTGGAACTTGTCAGCACTTCTCACAGCTTGAGCTAAACCCACTGCTTGGAACAGTCCCACTTCCAAACTGGACTGGTCCCAGTTGTAAAGTGTCTGGGACTCCTGGGGAAGTCTTGGACCCTAAATTgtcatattttatatattgaCCTTCACAATAACAACTGACTTTTGTCTGTTCTGGCAGTTCTGAGTGTGCAAAGGCTCACTGAACAAAATGGACACAACACAAAAAGAGGGCAGATTTCTGATATCTTTATGTATGTGGGacatacaattttttttatacAGTATTTGTTTTTGATTTGAtacaataaaaaatttaaatcctgTCCATTCTCATATGGAACAGTAAACAAACACATCAATGTATAAAAAACATGAACTTTATTGAACTAGACTACT from Aphelocoma coerulescens isolate FSJ_1873_10779 chromosome 14, UR_Acoe_1.0, whole genome shotgun sequence includes these protein-coding regions:
- the SLX4 gene encoding structure-specific endonuclease subunit SLX4 isoform X2, which translates into the protein MDEQDNDFKELWANILSRAKKKAGDAEATKRVQDRPKSTTTQSKLRRGKSAAKSQTHHHLPAVKEINLPQDLGPKDQMLVHEEDGDAAACSGETAQGDGARSPLPASQLSTESTECSQRPLTANPLSGCSQTTLPLLPATPPGTCSSPTPKVRVAELVVERMQQFKRVAPEQLKHSLDGSVPKAAASGDFPARSQEQNPPEDDTHHLPSVEHDSALALALQQESKDEALASLEDAGLFFCQICQKDLTAMNTLRREQHVNRCLDEMEEAQMSSSSKPVVPECPICGKQFQTSQSRVSHLKRCAVEMDVPPNLLLQAVQLQVATLGDAALQCPSNQPSRAKRKGPSNEDLRKTQKRAKMELKDEDLQVAMAMSRSLLEQEKQEQAKSVTNVKPVAAFPIKWKPGSEKKRRRKGASAPPPLLLQDPEKAHKRIQERVAMMLTEEVEFPPTPQLPISRILEDESGKAAWLMPLSKARDCFLWKISALTGPCDPGSFYTADLTPPIEPWKPVQNKPENLQPPVGSHQPEVSQQTHPDLSSQEPICTKVGGQTSDESKAGPRGDGQLLSPSQKDIQTLQDLVELAREGLTLTQWNLDTGHVQAAEQPELTPSDPPHSGFVPPSKEKNLLRSSSKTSSLRLLAQDFGAMVNNPHLSDVQFQVDSGDILYAHLFVLYARCPAAAQAVHSEGLVVEEDGAAPTHRVLLSDVSAEAVAAFLRYLYAADTNFPAGLRPQLRALAARFGVRELMAECENNNGESQVSSGVDSEDDLISVRDEEDCEDRAENFQDLLNSVWVGEDEEEVAMLNPECQKEDDSEVGEQELEEIYEFAATQRKMAQGEREVSKGTCCSISSDTEAARGTNQQSEEEEVKRAESASVSNSLKGLRDGNSVERSECHLSAQEEKMQNINRCKSMNDPEATIVPHHSEPQKWDGAAHGANEGGAVEGCKDVKDSKSPQVSHDKADHREEQFPGFQGDTDINDSYERLFSASQGDHCEPSPVKEVTKESGKSPSEKHVGLNDSLLFSKSQKGCSPCKNGFCVPYVSLFPALGSSPASPKSEGNFAREHMSTPKQNKKEKSFPSDEIHSQKAKEPGAASRNEITVSPAELPHSESNKHAHVPVLSSPGRTQDAAAQGIKEGDVIVLSSSDDEMELQQGKKLLESDSALKKTEIPGLLRCTDIEQSPEIPKPDHNSSVPETEQRSTQVSCGNTDTVCVSGDVKVSPEFPRSRQTGACTEIKQSPNPSPGKRLSHELSPGTDCFWFVPGTPVLSKSRSFPTQTQVTSINSVKGPESKLSTKNVAAGNSNHEMTGKLIKDHETMLSDEHLPRENSSNGRSPPHSPAAESFSKNSLPVSPVDPVLFSPGHTNTESKCANISGLPTLGPPFQEQPLEDKTNISVVELEDSDREVSLPSLGSSVLLCEEPPIPVDDCWHVEYLSPVRGDGHDSGQVSHAKTSMASSPSPDSWHEQEESPVQVQGIKGSTPLQGSPACRRTTLHCPEKSPIEPCSSVGSRASYLDSKIWDDWNGEEKEDELPEILPLSQRLAAAAGACQSDPVKTPEPSCQENNGSPSTPVTPMPAYSIMETPQLKKELSRFGVRALPKRQMVLKLKEIFQYTHQDRDSDFEDEIPYSQPLPQKSPAKQLRQPKAGQAAGRNRAPRAVGKRKQPAKASAVLPRGKADGASHGTGCATPKEGTNVPHHPEGAKEQERPPVSLAADGKDLPASQESADSSVDGSDISFGSQSSFVNGFETCAFASEEEEEEFPASQAAAREEEKLEAIRWYIRSNTALYNRILFYEPIELADLHTELKQNGIKISKAKLLNFLDSQCITSTMAKARKEKEQKRKGSRKQRRRYQVKPTPTP
- the SLX4 gene encoding structure-specific endonuclease subunit SLX4 isoform X1 → MDEQDNDFKELWANILSRAKKKAGDAEATKRVQDRPKSTTTQSKLRRGKSAAKSQTHHHLPAVKEINLPQDLGPKDQMLVHEEDGDAAACSGETAQGDGARSPLPASQLSTESTECSQRPLTANPLSGCSQTTLPLLPATPPGTCSSPTPKVRVAELVVERMQQFKRVAPEQLKHSLDGSVPKAAASGDFPARSQEQNPPEDDTHHLPSVEHDSALALALQQESKDEALASLEDAGLFFCQICQKDLTAMNTLRREQHVNRCLDEMEEAQMSSSSKPVVPECPICGKQFQTSQSRVSHLKRCAVEMDVPPNLLLQAVQLQVATLGDAALQCPSNQPSRAKRKGPSNEDLRKTQKRAKMELKDEDLQVAMAMSRSLLEQEKQEQAKSVTNVKPVAAFPIKWKPGSEKKRRRKGASAPPPLLLQDPEKAHKRIQERVAMMLTEEVEFPPTPQLPISRILEDESGKAAWLMPLSKARDCFLWKISALTGPCDPGSFYTADLTPPIEPWKPVQNKPENLQPPVGSHQPEVSQQTHPDLSSQEPICTKVGGQTSDESKAGPRGDGQLLSPSQKDIQTLQDLVELAREGLTLTQWNLDTGHVQAAEQPGEELTPSDPPHSGFVPPSKEKNLLRSSSKTSSLRLLAQDFGAMVNNPHLSDVQFQVDSGDILYAHLFVLYARCPAAAQAVHSEGLVVEEDGAAPTHRVLLSDVSAEAVAAFLRYLYAADTNFPAGLRPQLRALAARFGVRELMAECENNNGESQVSSGVDSEDDLISVRDEEDCEDRAENFQDLLNSVWVGEDEEEVAMLNPECQKEDDSEVGEQELEEIYEFAATQRKMAQGEREVSKGTCCSISSDTEAARGTNQQSEEEEVKRAESASVSNSLKGLRDGNSVERSECHLSAQEEKMQNINRCKSMNDPEATIVPHHSEPQKWDGAAHGANEGGAVEGCKDVKDSKSPQVSHDKADHREEQFPGFQGDTDINDSYERLFSASQGDHCEPSPVKEVTKESGKSPSEKHVGLNDSLLFSKSQKGCSPCKNGFCVPYVSLFPALGSSPASPKSEGNFAREHMSTPKQNKKEKSFPSDEIHSQKAKEPGAASRNEITVSPAELPHSESNKHAHVPVLSSPGRTQDAAAQGIKEGDVIVLSSSDDEMELQQGKKLLESDSALKKTEIPGLLRCTDIEQSPEIPKPDHNSSVPETEQRSTQVSCGNTDTVCVSGDVKVSPEFPRSRQTGACTEIKQSPNPSPGKRLSHELSPGTDCFWFVPGTPVLSKSRSFPTQTQVTSINSVKGPESKLSTKNVAAGNSNHEMTGKLIKDHETMLSDEHLPRENSSNGRSPPHSPAAESFSKNSLPVSPVDPVLFSPGHTNTESKCANISGLPTLGPPFQEQPLEDKTNISVVELEDSDREVSLPSLGSSVLLCEEPPIPVDDCWHVEYLSPVRGDGHDSGQVSHAKTSMASSPSPDSWHEQEESPVQVQGIKGSTPLQGSPACRRTTLHCPEKSPIEPCSSVGSRASYLDSKIWDDWNGEEKEDELPEILPLSQRLAAAAGACQSDPVKTPEPSCQENNGSPSTPVTPMPAYSIMETPQLKKELSRFGVRALPKRQMVLKLKEIFQYTHQDRDSDFEDEIPYSQPLPQKSPAKQLRQPKAGQAAGRNRAPRAVGKRKQPAKASAVLPRGKADGASHGTGCATPKEGTNVPHHPEGAKEQERPPVSLAADGKDLPASQESADSSVDGSDISFGSQSSFVNGFETCAFASEEEEEEFPASQAAAREEEKLEAIRWYIRSNTALYNRILFYEPIELADLHTELKQNGIKISKAKLLNFLDSQCITSTMAKARKEKEQKRKGSRKQRRRYQVKPTPTP